The Couchioplanes caeruleus nucleotide sequence AAGCCTTACGCTGGTACGACTCGCTCGTCGCCACCACCTGGCCGTTGCTGGCCACCAGGTTGAACCGGAACTGCCCGTTGCTGGTCTTCTTGACCACGAACTTCATGATCACCACCTCCTGGCCGCCAGGTACCCGCGAGCGCCACCCCGCCAAACCGCTGTCACCCAGGCGGTTCACGAGATCGACGCACACCCCGACGGGTCGCCCAGGCAGCGAGAAACCGGACCAGCCGGGCACGCAGTCTCTGGTGATGGCTGACCCGGACATCCTGACCCTGGGAAGGTTGTCGAGCGG carries:
- a CDS encoding YegP family protein, which translates into the protein MKFVVKKTSNGQFRFNLVASNGQVVATSESYQRKASAMDTIASIQKNAGGATVDDETVSD